Proteins encoded together in one Vigna angularis cultivar LongXiaoDou No.4 chromosome 5, ASM1680809v1, whole genome shotgun sequence window:
- the LOC108319548 gene encoding uncharacterized protein LOC108319548, with protein sequence MPCVVLYDSGATHSFVYEACAERLGFVVGELQCDLVVSTPASRLVKTSTVCSRCPIEVEGRRFRVNLICLPLQGPEVILGMDWLSANRILIDCGNKELIFPSEDEEMSLSLSVLRQDIMEGASCFLVMTHMDATQESDHSSHENQSVDLFVVNDFMDVFPEEVPGLPPPQEVEFSIDLVSGAGPVSIAPYRMALVELAELKKQIEELLEK encoded by the coding sequence ATGCCTTGTGTGgtgttgtatgattcgggggcgacGCATTCATTTGTGTATGAGGCTTGTGCAGAGAGATTGGGTTTCGTAGTCGGGGAGCTTCAGTGTGATCTGGTGGTTTCTACACCAGCATCTAGGTTGGTCAAGACGTCTACAGTATGTTCtagatgtcctattgaggtTGAGGGGCGTAGGTTCAGAGTGAACCTTATTTGCTTGCCTCTACAAGGGCCAGAGGTAAtcttgggaatggattggttgtcTGCCAATCGCATCCTCATAGATTGTGGTAACAAGGAGTTGATATTTCCTAGCGAAGATGAAGAGATGTCATTGTCGCTAAGCGTGTTGAGGCAAGATATAATGGAAGGCGCTAGTTGTTTCTTGGTTATGACGCATATGGACGCAACTCAGGAGTCAGATCATTCGTCTCACGAAAATCAGAGTGTAGACCTTTTTGTCGTGAACGACTTCATGGATgtttttcctgaagaagttcctGGTTTACCTCCTCCGCAAGAAGTGGAGTTCTCTATTGATCTGGTCTCAGGAGCAGGGCCAGTATCTATAGCCCCTTATCGGATGGCTCTAGTTGAGTTGGCCGAGttgaagaagcagattgaagagctGTTAGAGAAATAG
- the LOC108319550 gene encoding uncharacterized protein LOC108319550, with amino-acid sequence MGVWDEVLPLVEFTYNNNFQSSIGMAPFETLYGRKCRTPLCWFQEGENVLTEPELIQQTTEKVKLIQERLKMSLSRQKSYADRRRRPLEFAAGDHIGPVVYELALPPQLSNLHPVFHVSQLRKYIANPSHILELEDVQLRHDRTLELQPVRVEDSRTKLYKGKDVRLVKVVWDAKTGDSTWEVEDAKRDLYPPLFMEGEATLEDVIEGEENLVEVEVKAEQ; translated from the exons ATGGGCGTTTGGGATGAAGTCTTACCGTTAGtagagttcacctacaacaacaacTTCCAGTCCAGCATTGGAATGGCTCCCTTCGAAACTTTGTACGGACGTAAGTGCCGCACACCACTTTGTTGGTTCCAGGAAGGAGAGAATGTGCTAACTGAACCTGAGCTCATCCAGCAAACTACCGAGAAAGTGAAGTTAATTCAAGAAAGGCTGAAGATGTCCCTTAGCAGGCAGAAGTCCTATGCggatagaagaagaagacctTTGGAGTTCGCTGCAGGAGATCAT ATCGGACCAGTGGTGTATGAACTAGCTTTGCCTCCTCAACTATCAAATCTTCATCCAGTCTTCCACGTTTCCCAACTCCGGAAGTACATAGCCAATCCTTCTCATATCTTGGAGCTGGAAGATGTTCAACTGCGCCACGACCGAACGCTAGAATTGCAACCTGTTCGCGTGGAAGACAGCCGCACCAAGCTATACAAAGGAAAGGACGTTCGTCTAGTTAAAGTGGTGTGGGATGCGAAGACTGGCGATTCAACATGGGAAGTGGAGGATGCTAAGAGAGATTTGTATCCCCCCTTATTTATGG aaggagaagccaCTCTAGAGGACGTGATCGAGGGAGAAGAAAACTTAgttgaagtggaagtgaaagcgGAGCAGTAG
- the LOC108319549 gene encoding uncharacterized protein LOC108319549: protein MKMILEGSETPIIWEVFRTKFYTEYFPDSVRYDKEIEFLQLVQGSMPVTEYADRKFENGLREDIKLWVKGLRIKEFPTLVEMARVMEKTKTEAEGQQSQLVRSGGPSRSRGGFSSRRAPYPRPSPSSGSKVSSSQPSVHSGQSSQTGGLRCYKCGGPHL from the exons atgaagatgattctggaaggGAGTGAGACTCCTATTATTTGGGAAGTGTTCAGGACAAAGTTTTACACTGAGTACTTCCCTGATAGTGTAAGGTATGACAAGGAGATTGAATTTCTCCAGCTAGTGCAAGGAAGTATGCCCGTGACTGAGTATGCAGACAG AAAGTTTGAGAATGGCCTAAGAGAAGATATCAAGCTATGGGTGAAAGGGCTGCGTATCAAGGAGTTCCCTACCTTGGTAGAGATGGCCCGTGTGATGGAAAAGACCAAGACGGAAGCTGAAGGGCAACAGAGTCAGCTTGTTAGAAGTGGAGGACCATCTAGGTCCCGTGGTGGATTTAGTTCCAGGAGGGCTCCTTACCCTAGACCGTCACCATCTTCTGGGTCTAAGGTTTCATCCTCCCAACCCTCGGTGCACTCAGGGCAGTCTAGCCAAACAGGAGGGTTGCGGTGCTACAAATGTGGAGGGCCACATCTATAG